The following proteins are co-located in the Vigna angularis cultivar LongXiaoDou No.4 chromosome 2, ASM1680809v1, whole genome shotgun sequence genome:
- the LOC108328850 gene encoding receptor-like protein kinase FERONIA isoform X1 — translation MFMKCLGNTSSSKKQYQTVIEELSHQFSLAEIRKSTNNFDRKRLIGRGGFGEVYKGYLQHYAASDYIVAVKRFSVEHSEVFKNEIELLCQLRHPNCVSLIGFCSHKKEKIVVYEYMSNESLDRHLQRGELSWKQRLEICTGAARGLHYLHAGAKRTIIHRIVKPRTILLDDNMHPKLTGFCISVKGSRLMSKPKPIKVDVVAGTPGYMARELFTDDAITDKSDVYSFGMVLLEVVCGRKYITMPAEREFLEKPVEEKVDASIKGKIAPKCWEVFIDITKRCVMYEPDERPTMGEVEVQLEYALSLQEQADTNTNGDYTLFSTTVIHPGAELIDSTEDSDTEEM, via the exons atgtttatgaaaTGTTTAGGCAACACAAGTTCTTCAAAGAAACAGTATCAAACAGTAATAGAAGAGTTGAGCCATCAGTTTTCTCTTGCAGAGATTAGAAAGTCAACCAACAACTTCGATAGAAAGAGACTAATTGGTCGTGGAGGATTTGGTGAAGTATATAAAGGCTATCTCCAACATTATGCTGCTTCTGATTACATAGTAGCAGTGAAACGGTTTTCTGTGGAACACAGTGAAGTGTTCAAGAATGAAATAGAGTTGCTCTGCCAGCTTCGTCACCCTAATTGTGTGTCTCTTATAGGATTCTGCAGCCACAAGAAAGAGAAGATTGTTGTGTACGAATACATGTCCAATGAATCTCTAGATCGACACCTACAACGTGGGGAGCTGTCATGGAAGCAAAGGTTGGAGATTTGCACAGGAGCAGCGCGTGGACTACACTACCTTCATGCAGGAGCTAAGCGCACCATCATCCACCGTATAGTCAAACCTCGAACCATCCTTTTGGACGACAACATGCACCCAAAACTCACAGGTTTCTGCATTAGCGTAAAGGGGTCACGATTGATGTCAAAACCAAAGCCAATTAAAGTTGATGTTGTGGCtg GTACTCCTGGATACATGGCTAGAGAGCTTTTCACTGACGATGCCATCACAGATAAATCTGATGTTTATTCTTTTGGTATGGTTCTGCTAGAAGTTGTGTGTGGAAGGAAATACATAACAATGCCAGCTGAAAGAGAATTTCTGGAGAAGCCTGTTGAGGAAAAAGTTGATGCGAGCATCAAGGGAAAGATTGCACCAAAGTGTTGGGAAGTCTTCATAGATATCACCAAAAGATGCGTGATGTATGAACCGGATGAGCGACCAACAATGGGTGAAGTAGAGGTACAACTAGAGTATGCTTTGTCGTTGCAGGAACAGGCTGATACAAATACTAATGGTGATTATACCTTATTTTCCACCACAGTTATTCACCCAGGAGCGGAACTGATAGACAGCACAGAAGACAGTGATACTGAAGAAATGTAA
- the LOC108328850 gene encoding receptor-like protein kinase FERONIA isoform X2, whose product MFMKCLGNTSSSKKQYQTVIEELSHQFSLAEIRKSTNNFDRKRLIGRGGFGEVYKGYLQHYAASDYIVAVKRFSVEHSEVFKNEIELLCQLRHPNCVSLIGFCSHKKEKIVVYEYMSNESLDRHLQRGELSWKQRLEICTGAARGLHYLHAGAKRTIIHRIVKPRTILLDDNMHPKLTGFCISVKGSRLMSKPKPIKVDVVAGTPGYMARELFTDDAITDKSDVYSFGMVLLEVVCGRKYITMPAEREFLEKPVEEKVDASIKGKIAPKCWEVFIDITKRCVMYEPDERPTMGEVELFTQERN is encoded by the exons atgtttatgaaaTGTTTAGGCAACACAAGTTCTTCAAAGAAACAGTATCAAACAGTAATAGAAGAGTTGAGCCATCAGTTTTCTCTTGCAGAGATTAGAAAGTCAACCAACAACTTCGATAGAAAGAGACTAATTGGTCGTGGAGGATTTGGTGAAGTATATAAAGGCTATCTCCAACATTATGCTGCTTCTGATTACATAGTAGCAGTGAAACGGTTTTCTGTGGAACACAGTGAAGTGTTCAAGAATGAAATAGAGTTGCTCTGCCAGCTTCGTCACCCTAATTGTGTGTCTCTTATAGGATTCTGCAGCCACAAGAAAGAGAAGATTGTTGTGTACGAATACATGTCCAATGAATCTCTAGATCGACACCTACAACGTGGGGAGCTGTCATGGAAGCAAAGGTTGGAGATTTGCACAGGAGCAGCGCGTGGACTACACTACCTTCATGCAGGAGCTAAGCGCACCATCATCCACCGTATAGTCAAACCTCGAACCATCCTTTTGGACGACAACATGCACCCAAAACTCACAGGTTTCTGCATTAGCGTAAAGGGGTCACGATTGATGTCAAAACCAAAGCCAATTAAAGTTGATGTTGTGGCtg GTACTCCTGGATACATGGCTAGAGAGCTTTTCACTGACGATGCCATCACAGATAAATCTGATGTTTATTCTTTTGGTATGGTTCTGCTAGAAGTTGTGTGTGGAAGGAAATACATAACAATGCCAGCTGAAAGAGAATTTCTGGAGAAGCCTGTTGAGGAAAAAGTTGATGCGAGCATCAAGGGAAAGATTGCACCAAAGTGTTGGGAAGTCTTCATAGATATCACCAAAAGATGCGTGATGTATGAACCGGATGAGCGACCAACAATGGGTGAAGTAGAG TTATTCACCCAGGAGCGGAACTGA